The DNA region TGCACTGCCGGCGACCTCCGGCGGGTACGACGAGGGTTACGGGCTCTACTACGGAGACGCGGACTCGCCGGGCCGCGCGCCGGCGGCCGCGGCGGCCGTGGCGAATGCGCGCCTGAGCTGATCAGCCGCAGACGAGGTCGGCGAGCGACGCGAGGTCGGGCACCTCGAAGTCGGGCCGCGCCGCTTCCGACGGCGGCTCCTTCCTCCGATTCACCCATGCGACCGGGATCCCCATGGCG from Thermoanaerobaculia bacterium includes:
- a CDS encoding haloacid dehalogenase, with protein sequence VRAYKPAEPHFREGRRRAAGARWLHAAQSRFHDVAPALAMGIPVAWVNRRKEPPSEAARPDFEVPDLASLADLVCG